The Hemibagrus wyckioides isolate EC202008001 linkage group LG15, SWU_Hwy_1.0, whole genome shotgun sequence genome window below encodes:
- the hsd17b10 gene encoding 3-hydroxyacyl-CoA dehydrogenase type-2 codes for MANIRNLKGMVGLVTGGASGLGRATVERLINRGASAVILDLPSSEGHSVAAALGERCAFAPADVTSETDVRSAVDLAKEKFGHLDLAVNCAGIAVAVKTYNFKKDVPHSLEDFSRVINVNIAGSFNVIRLAAGMMGKNEPDADGHRGCIINTASVAAFDGQVGQAAYSASKGGIVGMTLPIARDLAPMGIRVVTIAPGLFSTPLLASLPEKVQSFLARQVPFPSRLGDPAEFAHLVAAIAENPMINGEVIRLDGAIRMQP; via the exons ATGGCGAACATCAGAAATCTCAAG GGTATGGTGGGGTTGGTCACAGGAGGTGCCTCCGGTCTGGGCAGGGCTACAGTGGAGCGTCTGATCAACCGTGGAGCGAGCGCCGTAATCCTTGACCTTCCCAGCTCAGAAGGCCACAGTGTGGCTGCAGCTCTTGGCGAGCGCTGTGCATTTGCTCCAGCTGAT GTAACATCCGAGACAGATGTGCGCTCAGCTGTGGATTTGGCCAAAGAGAAGTTCGGCCATCTGGACCTGGCGGTGAACTGCGCTGGTATTGCTGTCGCCGTTAAGACGTACAACTTCAAAAAGGATGTCCCTCACAGTCTGGAAGACTTCAGTAGGGTGATCAAC GTAAATATTGCAGGCAGCTTTAATGTAATAAGACTGGCAGCAGGGATGATGGGCAAGAATGAACCAGATGCTGATGGACACAGGGGCTGCATCATTAACACAGCCAGCGTTGCAGCATTTGACGGGCAG GTGGGTCAGGCTGCATACTCTGCATCTAAAGGTGGTATCGTGGGAATGACTCTTCCAATTGCTCGTGATCTGGCTCCTATGGGCATCCGTGTGGTCACTATTGCCCCAG GTTTGTTTTCTACACCATTGCTGGCTAGTCTTCCTGAGAAGGTGCAGAGTTTTCTCGCACGACAGGTGCCTTTCCCATCGCGCCTGGGTGACCCTGCTGAGTTTGCTCATCTCGTGGCGGCCATTGCTGAAAACCCCATGATCAACGGTGAGGTCATTCGCTTGGATGGAGCCATCAGGATGCAGCCTTAA